The Barnesiella intestinihominis YIT 11860 genome includes a window with the following:
- a CDS encoding antibiotic biosynthesis monooxygenase family protein, with translation MKAKENAPLTTSSKVAVLFEVTPKKEYKETYLQLGAMLKSELTNMPGFISVERFLSLNEEGKLLSLSFWENEEAASNWRNKMNHRNCQKKGHDSLFEKYKISVAEVIRQYTKDDRQEAPEDSNRYLTTK, from the coding sequence ATGAAAGCAAAAGAAAATGCGCCCCTAACAACGTCTTCGAAAGTCGCTGTACTGTTCGAAGTAACACCTAAAAAAGAATATAAGGAAACCTACTTGCAACTCGGAGCTATGTTAAAATCCGAATTGACAAATATGCCCGGATTCATCAGCGTAGAACGATTTCTAAGTCTGAACGAAGAGGGGAAACTACTCAGCCTCTCTTTTTGGGAAAACGAAGAAGCAGCCTCCAATTGGCGTAATAAGATGAACCATCGTAACTGCCAAAAGAAAGGGCATGACTCGCTATTCGAAAAATACAAAATTTCCGTAGCCGAAGTCATTCGCCAATATACAAAAGACGACCGCCAAGAGGCCCCCGAAGACTCCAACCGTTATTTGACAACAAAATAA
- a CDS encoding DNA-3-methyladenine glycosylase family protein, whose protein sequence is MTEYFQYGEKELSYLKQRDKRLSEIIDKVGWVKRRVIPNLFAALVHSIVGQQISTKAHETIWQRIQSSLGEITPQRVISLTDEELQRFGISFKKVTYIKRAATKILNGEFDIHGLYDKTDEEVIECLSKLDGIGTWSAEMLMLFSMQRPDILSYSDLAIQRGLRMVYHHRDITRKLFEKYRRRYSPYSSVASLYLWAVAGGAIEGMKDYATTKKKRS, encoded by the coding sequence ATGACAGAATATTTTCAATACGGAGAAAAAGAACTCTCTTACTTGAAACAGAGGGACAAACGCCTGTCTGAAATCATAGACAAGGTAGGCTGGGTAAAAAGGAGAGTCATTCCGAACCTTTTTGCAGCATTGGTACATTCCATCGTAGGGCAGCAAATTTCAACAAAGGCTCATGAGACTATTTGGCAGCGGATACAATCTTCATTAGGAGAAATTACACCCCAAAGAGTCATAAGCCTGACCGATGAAGAATTGCAACGCTTTGGCATCTCATTCAAAAAAGTGACCTACATTAAACGCGCAGCCACAAAGATATTGAACGGAGAGTTCGACATTCACGGGCTTTACGACAAGACCGACGAAGAGGTCATCGAATGCTTGTCAAAACTCGACGGGATAGGCACATGGAGTGCCGAAATGCTCATGTTATTTTCCATGCAACGACCGGATATTCTAAGTTATAGCGACCTCGCCATTCAAAGAGGACTACGAATGGTATATCACCATCGCGACATAACCCGTAAACTGTTTGAAAAATATCGCCGACGTTATTCGCCTTACAGCAGTGTGGCCAGCCTATACCTGTGGGCGGTAGCCGGTGGAGCCATCGAAGGAATGAAAGATTACGCAACGACTAAAAAGAAACGATCATGA
- a CDS encoding methylated-DNA--[protein]-cysteine S-methyltransferase: MMNTKHVILTQHYPSPCGDLILGSYEDRLCLCNWVIEKHQGRVDKRLQNLLNADYKEGKSDIIQEAARQLDEYFKRERTTFDIPILFTGTDFQKKVWHKLLEIPYGQTLSYGEMAKRLDIPNAVRAVANANGANAISIFVPCHRVIGSDRSLTGYGGGLTAKKYLLELESMATVGIFASSL; the protein is encoded by the coding sequence ATCATGAATACAAAACATGTGATTCTAACACAACACTATCCCTCTCCTTGCGGGGATTTAATACTCGGTTCATACGAAGACCGACTTTGCCTTTGCAACTGGGTGATAGAAAAACATCAGGGCAGAGTGGACAAAAGATTACAAAACCTGTTGAATGCGGACTATAAAGAAGGGAAATCGGATATCATTCAAGAAGCCGCCCGACAATTAGACGAGTATTTCAAAAGAGAGCGGACAACGTTCGATATTCCCATACTATTCACTGGTACGGATTTCCAGAAAAAAGTATGGCACAAATTATTGGAAATCCCTTATGGACAAACTCTTTCTTATGGTGAAATGGCTAAACGACTGGACATACCGAACGCCGTTCGCGCCGTAGCGAATGCCAACGGAGCAAACGCCATCTCCATTTTCGTTCCCTGCCATAGAGTGATCGGTAGCGACCGGTCTCTCACCGGTTACGGAGGCGGGCTCACAGCCAAAAAGTATTTGTTGGAATTGGAATCGATGGCTACTGTCGGGATATTCGCCAGCAGCCTGTAA